Proteins encoded together in one Candidatus Thermoplasmatota archaeon window:
- a CDS encoding folylpolyglutamate synthase/dihydrofolate synthase family protein: MNIGEARALLESLSAWRANFRLDAIEILLSELGHPDRAYPIVHVGGTNGKGSVCAFLDATLRASGRRTGLYTSPHLVDFSERIQVDGAPIAPAVFAGRMEAILPAFEAARSRVGEVTYFELLTALALHHFREERVEAAVVEVGIGGRLDATNAIARPAATVITNVTLEHTDVLGPDVPSIAREKAGILKPGVPLATAARGYALAVLADAARGVGAPVRHVDELALRPEGGTLDGQRFTARWGGKRRLFSTRLLGDHQVENAGLAMLALEGARSALPVDGEALAAGLARARWPGRLDVCDRDPLTLLDGAHNPDAAARLGAFLDRYELSPAVLVLGILKDKDVDSVLERLVPRGSRLVASTAPGPRGLPAAELAARTRGRIATDVVEDPRLALDQARRLARSDGGTVVATGSLYFVGAILASLRDRPLGDRRLDIAASRPERR; encoded by the coding sequence GTGAACATCGGCGAGGCTCGCGCGCTCCTGGAGTCGCTGTCGGCGTGGCGCGCCAACTTTCGGCTCGACGCGATTGAGATCCTCCTGTCGGAGCTTGGCCATCCCGACCGGGCGTATCCCATCGTGCACGTCGGCGGCACGAACGGCAAGGGAAGCGTGTGCGCGTTCCTGGACGCGACGCTTCGGGCCTCCGGCCGCAGGACCGGCCTGTACACGTCTCCTCATCTCGTGGATTTCTCCGAGCGCATCCAGGTCGACGGCGCGCCCATCGCGCCGGCGGTCTTCGCCGGGCGCATGGAGGCGATCCTTCCCGCGTTCGAAGCCGCCCGCTCGCGCGTGGGCGAGGTGACCTACTTCGAGCTTCTCACGGCGCTTGCCCTCCACCATTTCCGGGAGGAGCGCGTGGAGGCGGCCGTCGTGGAGGTGGGAATCGGCGGCCGACTGGACGCGACGAACGCGATCGCGCGCCCGGCCGCGACGGTGATCACGAACGTGACCCTCGAGCACACGGACGTGCTTGGACCCGACGTGCCGTCCATCGCGCGCGAGAAGGCCGGCATTCTCAAACCCGGAGTCCCGCTTGCGACCGCCGCGCGCGGGTACGCCCTCGCCGTGCTCGCCGACGCCGCGCGTGGCGTGGGCGCGCCCGTGCGGCACGTGGACGAGCTTGCGCTTCGGCCGGAAGGGGGCACGCTCGACGGGCAGCGCTTCACGGCGCGGTGGGGCGGAAAGCGCCGCCTCTTCTCCACGCGCCTTCTGGGCGACCACCAGGTCGAGAACGCCGGCCTTGCCATGCTCGCGCTCGAAGGCGCACGATCCGCGCTTCCCGTGGACGGCGAGGCTCTGGCCGCAGGACTCGCGCGCGCCCGGTGGCCCGGACGGCTCGACGTCTGCGATCGGGACCCGCTCACGCTCCTGGACGGCGCGCACAATCCGGACGCGGCGGCGCGCCTGGGCGCGTTCCTCGATCGTTACGAGCTTTCGCCCGCGGTGCTTGTCCTTGGCATCCTCAAGGACAAGGACGTGGACTCCGTGCTCGAACGCCTCGTGCCGCGCGGCAGCCGCCTCGTCGCCTCGACCGCCCCCGGCCCGCGTGGCCTTCCGGCGGCGGAGCTTGCCGCCCGGACGCGCGGCCGCATCGCGACGGACGTGGTGGAGGACCCGCGGCTTGCGCTCGACCAAGCGCGCCGTCTTGCCCGCTCGGACGGCGGCACCGTCGTGGCCACCGGGTCCCTGTACTTCGTGGGCGCCATCCTCGCGTCGCTGCGCGACCGGCCCCTTGGCGACCGACGACTAGATATCGCCGCTTCGCGTCCGGAACGGCGATGA
- the purN gene encoding phosphoribosylglycinamide formyltransferase, which translates to MLAIGVLASGSGSNLQAILDACAKGRVPGRVAMVLSDKRDAHALDRARRAGVPSAFVDPAGRSREEHEGDMIARLDAASVGLVCLAGYMRILTPVFVRHYAGRLLNVHPSLLPAFPGARAHRDVLLGGAKVSGCTIHFVEEAVDAGPIVAQAVVPVLADDTEETLARRVIAQEHRLYPQVVRWFAQGRLEVRGRQVRVKDAPSSPGSTLCSPPVEP; encoded by the coding sequence ATGCTTGCCATCGGCGTCCTGGCCTCCGGCAGCGGCTCGAACCTCCAGGCCATCCTGGACGCCTGCGCCAAGGGACGCGTGCCTGGAAGGGTCGCGATGGTGCTTTCCGACAAGCGCGACGCCCACGCGCTCGATCGGGCGCGCCGGGCGGGCGTGCCGTCCGCCTTCGTGGACCCCGCGGGCCGCTCGCGCGAGGAGCACGAAGGCGACATGATCGCGCGCCTGGACGCGGCGAGCGTGGGCCTCGTGTGCCTGGCGGGCTACATGCGCATCCTCACGCCCGTCTTCGTGCGTCATTATGCCGGGCGCCTTCTCAACGTTCACCCGTCGCTCCTCCCCGCCTTTCCGGGCGCGCGCGCCCATCGGGACGTCCTCCTCGGCGGCGCGAAGGTGTCCGGCTGCACGATCCACTTCGTGGAGGAGGCCGTCGACGCCGGGCCCATCGTGGCGCAGGCCGTCGTACCGGTGCTCGCCGACGACACGGAGGAAACGCTCGCCCGCCGCGTGATCGCGCAGGAGCACCGACTCTACCCGCAGGTCGTCCGGTGGTTCGCGCAGGGGCGCCTCGAGGTTCGCGGGCGCCAGGTGCGCGTGAAGGATGCGCCTTCCTCCCCCGGATCCACGCTGTGCTCGCCGCCGGTGGAACCGTGA
- a CDS encoding OB-fold domain-containing protein, translated as MTVAIGRCASGHAFAPPRKSCGACGKPLRKRRVPASGVVLSWTRVDVPPEGFRPGARVAVVRLDAGPSLLARARRAIDVGGRVAVRETPEGYEI; from the coding sequence ATGACGGTCGCGATCGGGCGTTGCGCAAGCGGCCACGCTTTCGCTCCGCCGCGAAAGTCCTGCGGCGCGTGCGGCAAGCCGTTGCGCAAGCGGCGCGTGCCCGCTTCCGGCGTCGTGCTGTCTTGGACGCGCGTGGACGTGCCGCCGGAGGGGTTCCGGCCGGGCGCGCGCGTGGCCGTCGTTCGCCTCGATGCGGGCCCCTCGCTTCTGGCAAGAGCGCGCCGGGCCATCGACGTGGGCGGGCGCGTGGCGGTGCGGGAGACGCCCGAGGGCTACGAGATTTAG
- a CDS encoding HEAT repeat domain-containing protein yields the protein MSRAAEDLRAPRPPVSAAGTVDPAPAAPETDVRALRDRLLDVSRPMFDRFQAIFALRNLGTDEAAVALGAGMVRDASALLRHECAYVLGQMQREAAIPFLVQAARFDANPMVRHEACEALGAIGTDEVLSVLREIGRTDAAVEVRESCEVALAHIAYLRDPARF from the coding sequence ATGTCGCGCGCCGCCGAGGACCTTCGCGCCCCCCGACCGCCCGTGAGCGCCGCCGGAACCGTCGATCCCGCGCCCGCGGCGCCCGAGACCGACGTCCGCGCCCTGCGCGACAGGCTTCTCGACGTTTCGCGTCCCATGTTCGACCGCTTCCAGGCGATCTTCGCGCTTCGCAACCTCGGGACGGACGAGGCGGCCGTCGCGCTTGGCGCGGGAATGGTCCGGGACGCAAGCGCGCTCCTTCGCCACGAGTGCGCGTACGTGCTTGGCCAGATGCAGCGCGAAGCCGCCATCCCTTTCTTGGTGCAAGCCGCGCGCTTCGACGCAAACCCCATGGTCCGGCACGAGGCGTGCGAGGCGCTTGGCGCCATCGGGACGGACGAGGTGCTTTCGGTCCTGCGCGAGATCGGCCGGACCGACGCCGCCGTCGAGGTGCGCGAAAGCTGCGAGGTCGCGCTCGCGCACATCGCCTACCTTCGCGACCCCGCCCGCTTTTAG